In the Streptomyces sp. NBC_00193 genome, CACGTACCCGCTGGCCCGCAACGAGATGAACCTGGGCACGGCCGAGGAGCCGGAGTACTCGGAGTTCACGGGCGTCTGCTTCTCGCCGGACGGACGGACGCTGTTCGCCAGCATCCAGGACCCGGGCATCATGCTGGCCGTCACGGGACCGTGGCGGCGCCGCCGCTGATCCGCGAAGGGCGGACATGAGAAGAGCCGCCGGGCCTTCGGGCCCGGCGGCTCTTCTCGTCGTCTCGTCTGTTCTCTCGTCTGTGCTTCTGTGCGTCCGGTCTTTTACTGAGCTTCGGCGCGGCTGGCCGCGGCCCACTCTTCGAGGAGGAACTCGTACGCCTCGGAGGGCCACTCGCCGTCCACCCGGCTCTCGACGAGCTGCCGGATCGCCTCGTTCGCCTCGGCGGCGGACGGGCGCGCGGGGCCCGCGGGCTGGAGTGTCTGGTGCATGGTTACCAGGCTACGGGCGGGCACTGACAGCGACCTCCGTATTAAGGGTGGAACAGATCACCCGGGGCGGGTGTCCGTCGCTCCATGTGCCCGCCCACCTGCTCAGAGTGCCTGTGCGGCCGGCTTGACCATGCCCCGCACTGTGCGCGACTTCACAAACTCGCCCATGGCCGTCATCTCCCATTCGCCCGAGAACTGCTTGATCAGCTTGGCCATCATCACGCCGGTCTGCGGCTCGGCGCTGGTGAGGTCGAAGCGGACCAGCTCTTCGTTGGTCGCGGCGTCGATGAGGCGGCAGTAGGCCTTGGCCACCTCGGTGAACTTCTGGCCGGAGAAGGAGTTGACCGTGAAGACGAGGCCCGTCGCGTCGGCGGGCAGCCGACCGAGGTCGACGACGATCACCTCGTCGTCGCCCGCGCCCTCGCCGGTGAGGTTGTCGCCGGAGTGCTTGACGGAGCCGCCCAGGATGGAGAGCTTGCCGAAGTAGCAGCTGTCGATGTGGTTGCGCTGCGGGCCGTACGCGATGACCGAGGCGTCCAGGTCGATGTCCCGGCCGCGGAACGCGGGCTCCCAGCCGAGGCCCATCTTGACCTGGGAGAGCAGCGGCCGGCCGCCCTTGACGAGGGAGACGGTCTGGTTCTTCTGGAGGCTGACCCGGCCCTTGTCGAGGTTGATCTTCCCGGTACCGGGGGCGGGGGCGGCGGCGGGAGCCGCGACCGGTGCGGGTGCGACCGGCGCGGGCGCCGGGGTCGCCCCGGGAGCGCCGCTGGTGAGCCAGGGGGAGGCCGCGTACGTGGGGGGCGCCGGGGGCACGGGCGGTGCGGGCGGGGCGACCGGGGCCGGGGCGGCGGCGGCCGGAGCCGGCTCCTCCTCCACCGAGACCCCGAAGTCGGTCGCGATGCCGGCGAGGCCGTTCGCGTACCCCTGGCCGACCGCGCGCACCTTCCACACGCCGCCGCGCTGGTAGACCTCGACGACCACCAGGGCGGTCTCCGTGCCGAGCCGCGGCGGGGTGAAGGTGGAGATCACCGCTCCGCCTCCGGCGTCCCGCACGGTGGCGGTGGGCTCGATGCCCTGGAAGGACTGGCCCGCGGCGTCGGGGCTGGCGGTGATGACGATCCGCTCGATGCCGGGCGGGACCGCACCGGTGTCCACGGTGATCGAGTCCGGTGCCGTGCCGCCGCCCGAGCGGTAGGTGACGCCGGGGCCGGACGGCTGGTTGAAGAAGATGAAATCGGCGTCGGAACGCACCTTGCCGTCGGCGGCGAGGAGCAGCGCGGACACGTCGAGCCGCACCGGGGCAGCCACGTCGACCGTCACGCGGACGGCATTGAGCGGCAGGTTGGAACCAGGGGTCATAGCGGTCATGCCGGGAGAACGACCGAGGTGGCTTTGCCGTTCCCTTACTTTCACCCGGTTTCCCGGTTCTTCACTCCCGCCTCAGACGCGGCCCTGGTTGCGGGGGTGGTTCCTGGCCGTCCGCTCGTTGCCGAACTTGTACGAACCGGTCCAGCGCGCCATCACGAGCTGGGCGTCACCGGCCTCGACCTCGGCCAGGAAGGCGGCGGCCCGCCCGCCCCGGAGGGTGGCCGCGGACCGGCCCTGGTGGGTGATGACGACGCTCTGGTCGCCCCGCTGTTCGTACGAGAATCCGTGAGGTCTGGGCATGGGCCGAGAGTGCCGTCCCCGGGCGGCGGGCTGCAACGCAATATCCGCCTCGCGATGCGGTGTCGGCCCTGCCGAGTAAGATCCTTTTTGCGGTGATTCCATGCGCTATGGAAGAGGTCATGCTCATGCCTGCTGGTGCAGCCCTTACGGCCCAATCGATCGGCCCGGTGGACGTCGCCGTGGTCGCCTTCGACGGCAACCGTTTCAACGGCGATCTCGCCCCGGCCCTGCGCGAGCTCCAGGAGGGCGGAGTGGTGCGCATCCTCGACCTCACGTTCGTCCGCAAGGAGCGGGACGGCGCGGTGTCCGTGGTGGAGCTCGCCGACTCCGAGGTGGCCGACCAGTTCGAGCGGATCCTCGGCGAGGAGTTCGACCTGCTGAGCGACGAGGACCTGGAGACCGTCGCGCAGGGCCTGGCTCCGGAGTCCTCGGCCCTCGTGGTGGTCTGGGAGAACGCCTGGGCCACGCGTCTGGCCTCGGCGCTGCGGGGGTCCGGGGGAGAGGTGCTCTTCATGGAGCGCATTCCACGGGACAGAGTGGAACGCGCCGTCGCCGCACTGGACGAGAAGTAGGGGAGGACGGTCATGCCTCGACGTTTCGGGCGCCCGGGTCTGCTGGGCGCGATGGCACGCACCGCGGTCGTGGCGGGTACGGCCACCGCGGTCTCCGGCCGGGTGCAGCGCAACCAGGCCGAGCGCGCCGCGCAGCAGCAGGCCTCGGCCGACGCCGAGCAGCAGGCCCTGGTCAACCAGGCGGCGGCCCAGGCGGCCGCGCAGCAGCAGGCCTGGCAGCAGTCGCAGCCGGCCCCGCAGCCCGCCGCGGCGCCGGCCGCGCCCGTCGACAGGGTCGGCCAGCTCACCGCACTGGCCGAGCTCAAGGCCCAGGGCCTGCTCACCGACGAGGAGTTCGCGACGGAGAAGGCCCGGGTCCTGAGCGGTTGACCGGGCCTCCCCGACGGGTTCTAGCCTCCCGTGACCCGTCGCGGGAGGTTCAGGGGGTTGGCCTCGCGCAGTTCCGCCGGGAGCAGGGCGTCCGGCACCGACTGGTAGGCCACCGGGCGCAGCCAGCGCTCGATCGCCGTGCCGCCGACCGAGGTGGAGTGGGAGGTCGCCGCCGGGTAGGGGCCTCCGTGGTGCTGGGCCGGGGCCACCGCCACACCGGTCGGCCAGCCGTTGACCACGACCCGCCCCGCCAGCGCCGTGACCTGGGAGATCAGCTCCGCCGCCGGACCCGGGCCGCCGTCCGCCTCGGCGGCCGACAGCTGCAGGGTCGCGGTGAGGTTTCCGGGGAGCCGCCCGAGCAGGGCGGCGGCCTCGTCCTGGCCGGCGTACCGGGCCAGCACGGTGACCGGGCCGAAGCACTCCTCCAGGAGCACCTCGTAGGGCCCGCCCTCCAGCAGGGTCCGCACGGGCACGCTCAGGTAGCCCGCGCCGACGGTGTGCTCGCCGCCCGAGCCGGGGGTGACGGGTGCGTCGACCCCGGGCAGCGCGGCGCGTTCGCGGACCCCGGCGACGAAGTTCTCCCGCATCCGGTGGTCGAGGAGCACCCCGGGCTCGGTCTCGCCGAGCGCCTTGGTCAGGGCACCCGCGAGCCGGTCCCCGTCCGCGCCCTCGGGTACGAGGACCAGGCCCGGCTTGACGCAGAACTGGCCGACGCCGAGCGTGACCGAGCCGGCCAGCCCGCCGCCGATCTCCTCGGCGCGTTCGGCGGCGGCCGCCGCGGTGACCACGACCGGGTTCAGGGAGCCCAGTTCCCCGTGGAAGGGGATCGGTACGGGCCGCGCGGCGGCGGCGTCGAACAGGGCCCGCCCGCCCCGGATGGACCCGGTGAACCCGGCGGCGCTGATCAGCGGGTGCCGGATCAGCTCCAGGCCCGCGTCGAACCCGTGGACCACGGCGACGACCTCGGCCGGCAGTCCGGCGACCACGGCGGCCCGGCGCAGGAGCGAGGCGCACAGCTCGGAGGTGGCCGGGTGGTCGGGGTGCGCCTTGACCACGACCGGGCAGCCCGCGGCCAGCGCGCTGGCGGTGTCGCCGCCGGGCACGGAGAAGGCGAGGGGGAAGTTGGAGGCGGCATAGACCGCGACCACGCCCAGCGGCACCTTGTAGCGGCGCAGCTCGGGGCGGGGAGGGGCGGTGGTGGGATCGGCGCGGTCGATGCGGATGTCGAGGTAGGAGCCCTCGTCCACGGCGTCGGCGAAGGCGCGGAACTGGCCCGTGGTGCGGGCCAGCTCGCCGGTGAGCCGGCCGGGTCCGAGCGCGGTCTCGGCGTCGGCGGCCTCGATGACGTGGGAAGCTGCCTCGTCGAGGAGATCGGCGGCGGTGCGCAGGAAGGCGGCGCGCCTCCCGGCGTCGGCCAGCGAGCCGCGGGCGGCGTGGGCCGCGCGCACGGCTTCGTCCACCTCCCGGGGTGTGGCCTCCACCGCAACCTGCTCGCGGTGCTTCCCGGTGCGGGGGTCCACACTCCAGACTGGTGTTGCTGCCATGGCGAACTGCCTCCTGGATCTACGCTGACCCGCGCGGATGCGTTCAGTATTGTGAACGCTGTTCCGTTGGATGAATGATCACATCCACCGTGGACTCTATTTCCGTGTCTTCCGGGTTGACAAGAGACAGCAACAGACAGAGGGGCGCGAAGGCGGATGACCACCACAGCTGAGTCGGGGGGCTCGGGCGCACCGGCGGCCGTCAAGTCGGCGGTACGCACGGTCCAGTTGCTGGAACACTTCGCTTCCCGGCCGGGGCTGCACAGCCTGGCCGACATCCAGAGCGACCTCTCCCTGCCCAAATCCAGCCTCTACATGCTGCTGCGCACCCTGGTGAACCTGGGCTGGGTGGAGACGGACGCGACGGGCACGCGGTACGGCATCGGCGTACGGGCCCTGCTCGTCGGCAGCTCCTACATCGACGGCGACGAGGTGGTGGCGGCGGCGCGGCCCACGCTGGACCGGCTCTCCGACGACACGACGGAGACGATCCACCTGGCCCGCATGGACGGGACGAGCGTGGTCTACCTGGCGACCCGGCAGTCCCAGCACTACCTGCGGCCCTTCACCCGCGTCGGGCGGCGGCTGCCGGTGCACTCGACGGCCCTCGGCAAGGCGCTGCTGGCCACGCACACGGACGAGGAAGTACGCGCACTGCTGCCGCGGCGCCTCGAAGCCGTCACCGAGCACACCATCACCGACCGGGAGCAGCTGATCGAGGACCTGGCACTGGTGCGGGAGCAGGGGTACGCGGTGGACCGGGAGGAGAACACGCTCGGACTGCGCTGCTTCGGCGTGGCGGTGCCGTACCGGACGCCGGCGCGGGACGCGGTGAGCTGTTCGGTGCCGGTGGCGCGGCTGACGCCGGGGCACGAACGGGGCATCAAGGCGGCGCTGTTCGCGGCGCGCGACCGGCTGTCGGTGGTGACGCGGCGCATGTGAGGCGGAGCCTCGGGCGCAGGCGGTGCGGTGGACGGCCCGGTTCCTCCCCCGGGCGGGGGAGACGGTTCCCCTTCAAGGGGGAGGTGGTGGCGGCGCCGGCGCGGGACCGTTGAGCCATGACCACACGAGCCGTTCACACGTCGCGATCGACCAGCGGAGCGCAGCCGCCGGCCACCCGGCCGGGGGCCGGGCGCAGGTTCCTCCGGGCGGCGGCCATCGCCGCCACCGTGCCCTATCTGACGCTGAAGACCGCCTGGCTGGCCGGGAGCCACATCGGAATACCGGACGGCAGCGTGCTCCTGGAGCCGGGCAGCGCGTTCTTCACTGTGCTCAACGGCCTGTCGCTGGTCATGGACTCCAGCGTGGTCCTGCTGGTCCTGGTGCTCACCCGGCCCTGGGGGATGCGCGTGCCGTCCTGGCTGATGGTCCTGCCCGTCTTCATCGCCACCGGACTGCTGACCCCGATCGTCCTCGGCTTCCCCGGCCAACTCCTCCTGCGGTCCATGGGAGGGGGGCCGGGCGAGGCCGCCCAAGAGGCCCAGCCGCCCTTCCTCGATCCCTGGGTCTTCAACGTGGTCTACCCCGGCTTCATCATCCAAGCCATAGCCCTGGCCGGGCTGTTCGTGCCCTATGCGCGCGAGCGCTGGGGCCGGCGCTGGCAGGGCGTCCTGGGGGAGCGGCTCCCGTCACCCACGGGGGTGGTGGCGGGAGCCGCGGCGGCGGTGGCCGCGGTGGTGGCGGCGACGCACGTGTACTGGGCCTTCGGCGGCACGGCCGGGCACAACGCGGACCAGATCGCGCAGTACTCCTCCGATACGGGTGTGGTCTCCTTCATCCACGCGATATGCGCCCTGACCGCAGCGGCGGGGGCGGTGCTGCTCGCCAGGGGCGGGGACCGGCGGGCGTGGTGGCCGCTGGCCGTGGCGTGGACCGGCTCGGCGGCGACCCTCTGCTGGGGCATGTGGATGATGACCGCGGTGCTGGGCGGGGACCCCGGCCCGGGCGAACGCACGACCACCGCGACCTATCTGATCTACCCTGGCCAGATGATCGTCGGACTCCTCGCGGTCAGCGTCATGGCGCGGTTCCTCGCGACGCGACGGGCGGCCTGAAGGAGACCGTGTGGAGCGGCTGTTGGGGGCGCGGGCCCGGCTGCGCTGGGTGCACCAGATACTCGGCGGGGCCCTGCTGATGCCGTACTTCCTGCTGACGCAGGTGGCGGTCGGTGCCGCCGTGGGCGGGGTCAACGCGCTCAACTCCCTCCCGCTCAGCCTCGCCGCCTACGCCGCCGCCCTGCCGCTCGTGGCCGTCACCGGACTGTTCCGGCTGGTCCGGCCGATGTCCGTGGCCGCCGCCCGGGCCCTGTGCGGGGTGCCGGGGTCGCGGTTCGCCGAGGGGCCGGCCCGGAGCTGGGCGGCCCGGGGGCGGGCCTCGGCCTGGTGGACCCTGCACCTGGGGGTCGGCGCCCTGGTCAGCGGGATCAGCCTGGCGGTGCCGCCCATGGCGGGGGTGCTGCTCGCCCTGCCGTTCGTGAGCGCGCTTCGGGACCTGCCCGTCGGGCTCGGCCCGTTCGACGCACAGGCCCATCCCTACGTGGCCCCCCCTGCTCGGGATCGCGCTGCTGGCCGGGCTCGTGCTGTGTGCCGCCGGGGCGGGGGCGGTGCTGGCGCGGCTGGCGCCCGTACTGCTCGGGCCGACGGCCGCGGACCGGCTGGCGGCCGCCGAGGAGCGCGCCGCGGACCTGGCGGTCCGCAACCGGCTGGCGCGGGAGCTGCACGACGCAGTCGGGCACGCCCTGAGCGCGGTCACCCTCCAGGCGAGCGCCGCCCGGCGGGTGCTCGACAGCGACCCCGGCTTCGTACGGGAGGCGCTGGCCGCGATCGAGGACACCACCCGGCGCACGGTGGGAGAGCTGGACGCCGTCCTCGGCCTGCTGCGCGAGGGCGACGGAGCGGGCGCCGGGGGGACCGGGCTCCCCGCCGCTCCGACGCTCGCCGCCGACCTCGACGGGCTGCTGGCCCGCAGCCGGGCCTCCGGGATCCCGATCACCGCCCGCCAGGACCCGGGACCGGCCGGCGACTGGGGGCGGCTTCCGGAGATCGCCTCCCGTGAGGCGTACCGGATCGTCCAGGAGGGGCTGAGCAACGCGCTGCGGCACGGGACGGGCGCGGTCGATCTGCGGATCCTCGTACGAGTGCGCGGTGGGCAGGGGGAACCCGGTGGACAGGGGGAGCGCGGTGGATACGAGGAACTGGAGATCGCCATGACGAACGATCCGGCGGCCGCGGCCGCTCCGGGGGCCCGCACCACCGGGGGCCGGGGTCTGCAAGGAGCCGCCGAGCGGGCGGCGCTGCTCGGCGGGCAGGTCGAGGCCGGGCCGCACGAGGGCCGGTGGCGGCTGCGGGCCGTCCTCCCGCTCGGTGAGGGTGTCCGATGACGGGGCCGACGCCGCCGATGACGCCGCCGGCCCCGGAGACGGCCCCGCCGGCCCGCCCGCCGCTGCGGCTGGTCGTGGCCGACGACGAGCGGATGGTCCGTACCGCCCTGCGGGTCATCCTCGATGCCGAGCCCGACCTGGAGGTCGTCGGGGAGGCGGCCACCGGAGCCGAGGCCGTGGCGGTGGTCCGGGCGCTCTCCCCGGACGTGGTGCTGATGGACGTGCGGATGCCGGAGATCGACGGCATCCGGGCCACCGAGCGGATCCTCGCCACCATGGCCGAGCCGCCCCGGATCGTCGTGGTCACCACCTTCGAGAACGACGCCTACGTGTACGACGCGCTGCGCGCGGGAGCCGCCGGGTTCCTCCTCAAGCGGGCCGACCCCGACGAGCTGACCGCCGCGGTCCGGCTCGTGGCGCGCGGGGACTCGCTGCTCTTCCCGGCGGCCGTCCGCTCCCTGGCCGCCGCCCACACCCCGCCCGGGGCGGCCCCGGCCGCCGCGCCCTGGGTCGCCCGGCTCACGGACCGGGAGGCCGACGTCCTGCGGCTGATGGCCGCCGGGCTCTCCAACCACGAGGTGAGCGAGCGGCTCGGAGTCGGCCCGCAGACGGTCAAGACGCACGTGGCGGCGGTGCTGGCCAAGACCGGCTCCCGGGACCGGACCCAGGCGGTCATCGCGGCGTACGAGGGAGGGTTCCTCATGAAGAAAGGCTGAGAACTCCGCCACAATCGGGGCAGAGCGGAACGGACGGGGCGGCTGGGGCGTCCTTCTGGGGGATGAACAAGACGATCAGGCGTGCGTCGGTCTTCTGTCTGCTTCTGGTGCTGGCCCTGTTGGTGCGGGTCACCTGGGTGCAGGCGTACCAAGGCCAGGCCCTCGCAGACAACGACAACAACCGGCGCAACCTCATCGGGAAGTACGAGAACCCGTTGGGGAACATCATCGTGGGCGGGGAGGCGATCACCGGCTCCACGGACACGGGCGGCAAGGACTTCCGGTACAAGCGGACCTATGTCGACGGGCCGCTGTACGCGCCGGTCACCGGCTACAGCTCCCAGGCCTTCGGGTCGACCATGCTGGAGGGCGTCTACAAGAACATCCTCAACGGCACCGACAACCGGCTCAAGACGATCATGGACACGCTCACCAACAAGCGGGCGGCCCCGGGCAACGTGCTGACCACGATCGACAAGGACGTCCAGAAGGCCGGCTACGACGCGCTGCAGGGCAAGCAGGGCTCGGCCGTGGCGATCGACCCGGCGACGGGCGAGATCCTGGCCGTCGTGAACAACCCCTCCTTCGACCCGGGCAGCATCTCGGGCGCCGGTGACGCGGAGCAGAAGGCGTGGGACGCGCTCAATGCCAACCAGGGCAAGGCCATGGAGAACACGGCCCTGCGCAAGCCGCAGGCGCCCGGATCCACCTTCAAGCTGGTCACCCTGGCGGCGGCCATCGA is a window encoding:
- a CDS encoding TerD family protein; the encoded protein is MTPGSNLPLNAVRVTVDVAAPVRLDVSALLLAADGKVRSDADFIFFNQPSGPGVTYRSGGGTAPDSITVDTGAVPPGIERIVITASPDAAGQSFQGIEPTATVRDAGGGAVISTFTPPRLGTETALVVVEVYQRGGVWKVRAVGQGYANGLAGIATDFGVSVEEEPAPAAAAPAPVAPPAPPVPPAPPTYAASPWLTSGAPGATPAPAPVAPAPVAAPAAAPAPGTGKINLDKGRVSLQKNQTVSLVKGGRPLLSQVKMGLGWEPAFRGRDIDLDASVIAYGPQRNHIDSCYFGKLSILGGSVKHSGDNLTGEGAGDDEVIVVDLGRLPADATGLVFTVNSFSGQKFTEVAKAYCRLIDAATNEELVRFDLTSAEPQTGVMMAKLIKQFSGEWEMTAMGEFVKSRTVRGMVKPAAQAL
- a CDS encoding DUF6325 family protein; its protein translation is MPAGAALTAQSIGPVDVAVVAFDGNRFNGDLAPALRELQEGGVVRILDLTFVRKERDGAVSVVELADSEVADQFERILGEEFDLLSDEDLETVAQGLAPESSALVVVWENAWATRLASALRGSGGEVLFMERIPRDRVERAVAALDEK
- a CDS encoding SHOCT domain-containing protein, whose product is MPRRFGRPGLLGAMARTAVVAGTATAVSGRVQRNQAERAAQQQASADAEQQALVNQAAAQAAAQQQAWQQSQPAPQPAAAPAAPVDRVGQLTALAELKAQGLLTDEEFATEKARVLSG
- a CDS encoding aldehyde dehydrogenase (NADP(+)); this translates as MAATPVWSVDPRTGKHREQVAVEATPREVDEAVRAAHAARGSLADAGRRAAFLRTAADLLDEAASHVIEAADAETALGPGRLTGELARTTGQFRAFADAVDEGSYLDIRIDRADPTTAPPRPELRRYKVPLGVVAVYAASNFPLAFSVPGGDTASALAAGCPVVVKAHPDHPATSELCASLLRRAAVVAGLPAEVVAVVHGFDAGLELIRHPLISAAGFTGSIRGGRALFDAAAARPVPIPFHGELGSLNPVVVTAAAAAERAEEIGGGLAGSVTLGVGQFCVKPGLVLVPEGADGDRLAGALTKALGETEPGVLLDHRMRENFVAGVRERAALPGVDAPVTPGSGGEHTVGAGYLSVPVRTLLEGGPYEVLLEECFGPVTVLARYAGQDEAAALLGRLPGNLTATLQLSAAEADGGPGPAAELISQVTALAGRVVVNGWPTGVAVAPAQHHGGPYPAATSHSTSVGGTAIERWLRPVAYQSVPDALLPAELREANPLNLPRRVTGG
- a CDS encoding IclR family transcriptional regulator, giving the protein MTTTAESGGSGAPAAVKSAVRTVQLLEHFASRPGLHSLADIQSDLSLPKSSLYMLLRTLVNLGWVETDATGTRYGIGVRALLVGSSYIDGDEVVAAARPTLDRLSDDTTETIHLARMDGTSVVYLATRQSQHYLRPFTRVGRRLPVHSTALGKALLATHTDEEVRALLPRRLEAVTEHTITDREQLIEDLALVREQGYAVDREENTLGLRCFGVAVPYRTPARDAVSCSVPVARLTPGHERGIKAALFAARDRLSVVTRRM
- a CDS encoding response regulator transcription factor; this encodes MTPPAPETAPPARPPLRLVVADDERMVRTALRVILDAEPDLEVVGEAATGAEAVAVVRALSPDVVLMDVRMPEIDGIRATERILATMAEPPRIVVVTTFENDAYVYDALRAGAAGFLLKRADPDELTAAVRLVARGDSLLFPAAVRSLAAAHTPPGAAPAAAPWVARLTDREADVLRLMAAGLSNHEVSERLGVGPQTVKTHVAAVLAKTGSRDRTQAVIAAYEGGFLMKKG